In Kineococcus mangrovi, the sequence GCCGCGTCCGCGGGGGTCACGGTGAAGCTCGGCGGCGTCGCCGTCGGTGATGCCGACCGCGTCGCCGTCGGCCCTGCGGCCGCGCCGGTGTCGGACTGGCAGGCCGCGGCCGTCGGGACCGCGGCGGCCGCCAGCAGCGCACCGACGAGCGTGCGTCGACGCACGGACGTGGACTGACCAGGACTCTTCATGACAGACGTGTTCTCCCCCGGGCTCGACGGCCCTCTCGTGCTTCCCCCACCGACCATGCTCGCACCTCGGCGGCCGCTCTCACGGGATGGGACGCCGCGCGCCCCCCGTCACGTTGCACGCACCGTGTCACAGATCCGTGACACGACCCGGAACGCGCGAGGGCCCCGCACCGACGACGGTGCGGGGCCCTGCGGACGACGAGCTCAGTGGGCGTGCTCGCCCTTGTAGTACTCGAACACCCAGCCGACGATCATCGGCACGGTGATCACGACGCCGATGAGCCACAGCCACCAGCCGACGGCCACCCCGAAGAAGGTGATCGCGCCGCCGAGGGCGAGGTAGAGCGGCCACCACGAGTGCGGGGAGAAGAAGCCCTGCTCCCCGGCGCCCTCGGAGATGTCGGCCCGGGGGTTGTCCTCGGGGCGGTCGTCGATGCGGCGCGCGGTGATCGTGAGGTAGGTGCCGACGAGGAGGGCCAGACCGCCGGTGAGCAGGAGGGCGATGAAGCCCACCCACTCGTCCCAGCGGGTGAGCATCCCGTAGACGAAGGCGACGGGGAGGAAGAACAGGATCCCGCCGGAGAACAGCCAGGTTTCAGGCTTCATCGGTCAGCGCCCTCCGTGGACGTCTTCGCGGCCACGACGGTCGGAGCCGCCGTACACCGCATCGAGCAGGTTCCCGCCACCGTCGTGGTCGTCGTGCGCGGCGACCTCGGGGTGGTGCAGGTCGAACGCCGGACGCTCGGAGCGGATGCGCGGCAGCGACGTGAAGTTGTGCCGCGGCGGGGGGCAGGAGGTCGCCCACTCGAGGGAGGCGCCGTAGCCCCACGGGTCGTCCACGGTGACCTTCTCGCCGAAGCGGGCGGTCCGGTAGACGTTCCAGAGGAAGGGCAGGAAGGACAGGCCCAGGACGAACGACCCGATCGTGGAGATCTGGTTCATCGTCTCGAAGCCCTCCCCCACGAGGTAGTCGGCGTAGCGGCGCGGCATCCCGGCCGCCCCCAGCCAGTGCTGGATGAGGAACGTGGTGTGGAAGCCGACGAACAGCAGCCAGAAGTGCAGCTTGCCCCAGCCCTCGTGCAGCATCTTGCCGGTCAGCTTGGGCCACCAGAAGTAGAAGCCCGCGAACATCGCGAACACGACCGTGCCGAAGACGACGTAGTGGAAGTGCGCCACCACGAAGTAGGAGTCGGACAGCTGGAAGTCCAGCGGCGGGGCGGACAGGATCACGCCGGTCAGACCGCCGAAGAGGAACGTCACGAGGAAGCCGACCGCCCACAGCATCGGAGTGTCGAAGGTCAGCGACCCGCGCCACATCGTCCCGATCCAGTTGAAGAACTTCACGCCCGTGGGGACGGCGATGAGCATCGTCATGAAGGCGAAGAAGGGCAGCAGGACCTTGCCCGTGACGTACATGTGGTGGGCCCACACGGTCACCGAGAGGCCGGCGATGGAGATCGTCGCGAAGACGAGGCCCTTGTAGCCGAAGACCGGTTTGCGGCTGAAGACCGGGAAGATCTCGGTCACGATGCCGAAGAACGGCAGCGCGATGATGTAGACCTCCGGGTGGCCGAAGAACCAGAACAGGTGCTGCCACAGGATCGGCCCGCCGTTGGCGGCCTCGAAGACGTGGGCGCCCATGATGCGGTCCGCCGCCAGGGCCAGCAGCGCGGCCGCCAGCACCGGGAACGCCATGAGGATCAGGACGCTCGTGATGAGCGTGTTCCAGGTGAAGATCGGCATCCGGAACATCGTCATGCCGGGAGCGCGCATGCAGATGATCGTGGTGATGAAGTTGACCGCACCGAGGATGGTGCCGAACCCGGCGAACGCCAGGCCCATGACCCACAGGTTGCCGCCCAGCCCCGGGGAGTGGACGACGTCGCTCAGCGGTGCGTAGGCGAACCAGCCGAAGCTCGCCGCCCCGCCGGGGGTGACGAAGCCCGCGGCGGCGATGAGGCCGCCGAAGAGGAACAGCCAGTAGGCGAACATGTTCAGCCGCGGGAACGCCACGTCGGGCGCACCGATCTGCAGCGGCATGATCGCGTTCGCGAAGGCCGAGAAGAGCGGGGTCGCGAACAGCAGCAGCATCACCGTGCCGTGCATGGTGAACGCCTGGTTGTACTCGTTCTTGGTGGCGAACACCTGCATGCCGGGCTCGAAGAGCTCGGCGCGGATGAGCAGCGCCATGATCCCG encodes:
- a CDS encoding cytochrome c oxidase subunit 4; amino-acid sequence: MKPETWLFSGGILFFLPVAFVYGMLTRWDEWVGFIALLLTGGLALLVGTYLTITARRIDDRPEDNPRADISEGAGEQGFFSPHSWWPLYLALGGAITFFGVAVGWWLWLIGVVITVPMIVGWVFEYYKGEHAH
- the ctaD gene encoding aa3-type cytochrome oxidase subunit I, with protein sequence MAAESLDLPGAAARVTSRQPLGAVVPRSRGRVIANWLSSTDHKVIGNLYFITSFIWFLLGGIMALLIRAELFEPGMQVFATKNEYNQAFTMHGTVMLLLFATPLFSAFANAIMPLQIGAPDVAFPRLNMFAYWLFLFGGLIAAAGFVTPGGAASFGWFAYAPLSDVVHSPGLGGNLWVMGLAFAGFGTILGAVNFITTIICMRAPGMTMFRMPIFTWNTLITSVLILMAFPVLAAALLALAADRIMGAHVFEAANGGPILWQHLFWFFGHPEVYIIALPFFGIVTEIFPVFSRKPVFGYKGLVFATISIAGLSVTVWAHHMYVTGKVLLPFFAFMTMLIAVPTGVKFFNWIGTMWRGSLTFDTPMLWAVGFLVTFLFGGLTGVILSAPPLDFQLSDSYFVVAHFHYVVFGTVVFAMFAGFYFWWPKLTGKMLHEGWGKLHFWLLFVGFHTTFLIQHWLGAAGMPRRYADYLVGEGFETMNQISTIGSFVLGLSFLPFLWNVYRTARFGEKVTVDDPWGYGASLEWATSCPPPRHNFTSLPRIRSERPAFDLHHPEVAAHDDHDGGGNLLDAVYGGSDRRGREDVHGGR